The segment ATATGATATAAAGATCGTAACCCACAGGGATATTTTCCAGAACACCGCCCTGGAATCCTCAAGAGGCGGAGAGGAATACATCAACCGTTCAGCGATCATAAAACTGGACGGGAACGACATCAATAAGATGGGACTTAAGGCCAAAGGCAGGGCTGTCCTTAAGAACAGCTCCGGCAGGGTCGTTGTTACCGTCGAGCAATCAGAGTATGAGGAATCCCACGAAGGCATTGGTTACATGACCAACAGCCCGTGGTCCAACGCACTTGTATCCGCTGATACCAACGGCACAGGAGTGCCTAAGTTTAAGATGATAACTGCAACCGTTTCTGACGCAAAGGATGAGAAGGTTACCAGTTTTGATATCTGAGAAGGAATTTCAGAGATGTGAGAACTGATATCTCACATCTGATTCCACTTTTTTGACGCTGATCGTCAGTAATTAAAAAATATAATTTGCCAAAAAAGATCAGACAAGATCTTTAGGTTGCTTTTTCTCAGGAAGTACAGGCAGTGCCATGGTATTCACCAGTATCGGGCTTTCCACTTCCTTGGCACGTTCAAGCAAC is part of the Methanococcoides methylutens MM1 genome and harbors:
- a CDS encoding formylmethanofuran dehydrogenase, which gives rise to MGFGQFLAAPEYDIKIVTHRDIFQNTALESSRGGEEYINRSAIIKLDGNDINKMGLKAKGRAVLKNSSGRVVVTVEQSEYEESHEGIGYMTNSPWSNALVSADTNGTGVPKFKMITATVSDAKDEKVTSFDI